One Eretmochelys imbricata isolate rEreImb1 chromosome 9, rEreImb1.hap1, whole genome shotgun sequence genomic window, TCAGCCctctttttttgttggtttttatcTTTTAGAAGAGTCTGGATGATCTTAACAGAACAATAAACCATCACAGTAAATGGGATGAGAAATCCAAAGATTTCAACAGAAAGGATGACTGGCATGCTCCATGTCTGATCTGACATATTGTGGAAGCATCTGAAATTGTCAGTGTTTTTTAAGTTATACATGGGGATGCTGCCAAGCCAAACTACAACCCAAACGCAGCAGCATGTCATGCCTGCCCTCCTAGGGGATCGGAAAATCCTAGCTTGGAAAGGGTGCCTGATAGCAATATATCTGTCCAAGCTAATGCAGGCAATGAGGAAAATACTTCCATACATAGTGACAAAATAGACTGATTCCATAAATGTGCACAAGAACCAGTGCCTCTTTTGTATGGAGTAGTACATcttgaaaggaagagagaaaagaagaagaagatccATAAGAGCAAGGTTTATCATGTAGATTGATGATTCTGTCCATTTCTTCCAGAAGCAGCAGAAAACCCATAGGGCTAGCAAATTGAGAATCAAACCAAGAATGAAAGTAGGTATGTAGATCACCATCTGGAAATATTTCATTATGGTATCAGCATGCTCAAAGTCGCATTCCTTGCTGAAGTTGCTGGCATTCATTTCTCTTCTAAAATAAACAGAGAAGATTAAACAACACTATATTTCTATATTCCAGATAGATAACATATtaaagggtgtcataaatataaagggaagggtaaccacctttctgtatacagtgctataaaatccctcctggccagaggcaacatcctgctacctgtaaagggttaagaagctcagctaacctggcaggcacctgacccaaaggaccaataagggaacaagatactttcaaatcttggccggggggggtgggggggggaaaggcttttgtttgtactctttgtttatgtgtttattctctcttgggactgagagaagccagacagaaatccatcttctccaacgcatcctaatccaagtctccaatattgcaatcagcataggtaagccaggcaaggcggattaattaatcttttgttttatgtgaaatttccctatgttaagagggaggtttattcctattttctgtaactttaaggttttg contains:
- the LOC144270421 gene encoding G-protein coupled receptor 55-like, whose translation is MNASNFSKECDFEHADTIMKYFQMVIYIPTFILGLILNLLALWVFCCFWKKWTESSIYMINLALMDLLLLFSLPFKMYYSIQKRHWFLCTFMESVYFVTMYGSIFLIACISLDRYIAIRHPFQARIFRSPRRAGMTCCCVWVVVWLGSIPMYNLKNTDNFRCFHNMSDQTWSMPVILSVEIFGFLIPFTVMVYCSVKIIQTLLKDKNQQKKRAEQVTSVWIIAANLTVFMVCFTPVHLGIFLQFLVRQHIIVDCSVKQSISLFIQVAMCLANVNCCLDAICYYFTAKEFRKKTYFRT